The proteins below are encoded in one region of Rhodothermia bacterium:
- a CDS encoding ferredoxin family protein, translating to MPYVVTEACINCKYTDCVEVCPVDCFYEGPNFLVINPDECIDCNACVPACPTEAIYADDELPPHLADYAELNRVYAEQWSQYNITEKTEPMPNAETEKNAVKSSSDILSWK from the coding sequence ATGCCATACGTTGTAACCGAAGCCTGTATCAATTGTAAATATACAGATTGTGTAGAAGTTTGTCCTGTGGACTGCTTCTATGAGGGTCCTAATTTCCTTGTTATCAATCCCGATGAGTGTATTGATTGTAATGCCTGCGTTCCTGCATGTCCTACCGAAGCCATCTATGCGGACGATGAGCTACCGCCCCACTTAGCAGATTATGCAGAGTTAAACCGTGTCTATGCAGAACAATGGAGCCAGTACAACATTACCGAGAAAACGGAACCCATGCCGAATGCAGAGACCGAAAAAAATGCCGTGAAATCTTCTTCGGACATCTTGTCGTGGAAGTAA
- a CDS encoding nucleotidyltransferase family protein, with the protein MKAMIFAAGLGTRLRPLTETVPKALVEVNGTPLLGLIILRLKRFGFRDLIINVHHFPEKIISYLAENEYFGVNITISDERDVLLETGGGLQKASWFFDDGEPFLVHNVDILSDLDLRALYEDHKKSDALATLAVSGRKTSRVLLFDSQDNLCGWRNMKTGEEKWARPTNATLRALSFSGIHVISPEIFQQMTQTGRFSIIDTYLELGNRYAIKAHYHDESHWMDVGKPETLQQAVGLLAKLEAIG; encoded by the coding sequence ATGAAAGCCATGATTTTTGCCGCTGGACTGGGCACGCGCCTGCGTCCATTAACGGAAACCGTACCAAAAGCATTGGTAGAAGTAAATGGTACTCCTTTACTTGGCTTGATTATTTTGCGCCTGAAACGCTTTGGATTCCGTGACCTGATTATTAACGTACATCACTTTCCAGAGAAGATTATATCATATTTGGCCGAAAATGAATATTTTGGCGTCAATATTACCATATCCGATGAACGTGATGTGCTTCTCGAAACTGGTGGCGGTCTGCAGAAAGCCTCCTGGTTTTTTGATGACGGAGAACCATTCTTGGTGCATAATGTGGACATTCTTTCTGACCTCGACTTACGAGCGCTTTACGAAGACCACAAAAAAAGCGATGCACTTGCGACCTTGGCTGTGAGTGGTCGGAAAACATCACGGGTGCTTTTGTTTGATTCTCAAGACAATCTGTGCGGCTGGCGCAACATGAAAACCGGCGAAGAAAAATGGGCACGTCCTACCAATGCAACGCTTCGGGCACTTTCGTTCAGTGGGATTCACGTGATCAGCCCAGAAATATTTCAACAGATGACGCAAACGGGGCGGTTTTCCATCATAGACACCTATTTGGAATTGGGAAACCGCTACGCCATTAAAGCACATTATCACGACGAATCACATTGGATGGACGTGGGTAAACCCGAAACCTTACAACAAGCGGTTGGGTTGTTGGCAAAACTTGAGGCGATAGGATAA
- the lexA gene encoding repressor LexA produces the protein MNRKQLTPKQQEVLHYIKSYVRSSSSWPSYGDLVDEFGFRSPNSVTQNLQALVKKGYLVRDGNGYHFPDQEVEMPLIPRGIPVSGVITAGALQEAVGEDLGDLTLEDLFPKLERMFALRVKGNSMIEAGILDGDYVLLSQETELSNGTIGAVMIDGETTLKRVYREAQGLRLAPANHELEDIVVDKQRFEFQDVQIIGRYIGRIGKDGAMMTIGG, from the coding sequence ATCAACAGAAAACAACTGACACCCAAACAACAGGAAGTACTGCATTATATAAAAAGCTACGTTCGTTCCAGTTCTTCTTGGCCGTCGTATGGGGATCTTGTGGATGAATTTGGATTCCGATCCCCCAACAGTGTTACCCAAAACCTTCAAGCATTGGTCAAGAAGGGGTACTTGGTACGAGACGGAAATGGCTACCATTTTCCAGACCAAGAAGTGGAAATGCCGCTTATACCGCGTGGGATTCCGGTTTCTGGGGTTATTACCGCCGGAGCTTTACAAGAAGCTGTAGGGGAAGACCTCGGCGATTTAACTCTCGAAGACCTCTTTCCAAAGTTAGAGCGGATGTTTGCACTCCGGGTCAAAGGCAATTCTATGATCGAAGCAGGTATCTTGGATGGGGACTATGTCCTACTTTCACAAGAAACCGAATTATCGAACGGAACCATTGGGGCTGTGATGATAGATGGCGAAACCACTCTCAAACGAGTGTACCGAGAGGCACAAGGCCTACGATTAGCGCCCGCAAATCACGAACTTGAGGACATTGTTGTAGATAAGCAGCGCTTTGAGTTCCAAGACGTACAAATTATTGGTCGTTACATTGGCCGTATTGGGAAAGACGGGGCAATGATGACCATTGGTGGTTAG
- the lexA gene encoding repressor LexA: MNRNPLTTKQMAFLQFLRDYVRETGLWPTYNDIADRFDFRSPNSVTQNLQALQKKGYLRKDNNGYQLTTPEEERQRRKIRIRGIITAGCLQEAVEENLGTITIDVVHRSKYNRMFALRVKGHSMIQEGIQDGDLVLLIDEDIPNGGIGAVLYNGETTLKRIYTDEQGLHLVPANDEFPNVKIHPALFEEVRVLGRYVGRVNHANKTVMAAAA, encoded by the coding sequence ATCAATCGCAACCCCCTCACCACCAAACAAATGGCTTTTCTGCAATTTTTGCGGGATTACGTCCGTGAGACTGGCTTGTGGCCGACCTATAATGATATTGCAGACCGTTTTGATTTTCGCTCCCCTAACAGCGTTACCCAAAACCTCCAAGCCCTTCAAAAAAAAGGATACCTCAGGAAAGACAATAACGGATACCAATTAACTACACCTGAAGAAGAACGCCAGCGCCGTAAAATCCGAATTCGTGGCATCATTACCGCAGGTTGTTTACAAGAGGCTGTGGAAGAAAACTTGGGAACGATAACCATAGATGTGGTGCATCGGAGTAAGTACAACCGCATGTTTGCACTTCGGGTTAAGGGGCACTCTATGATCCAAGAGGGAATTCAAGATGGGGATTTGGTCTTGCTCATAGACGAAGACATCCCAAATGGGGGGATTGGAGCGGTTTTATACAATGGCGAAACCACTTTAAAACGCATTTATACCGATGAACAGGGCCTCCACTTGGTTCCAGCAAACGACGAGTTCCCCAACGTAAAAATCCATCCCGCCCTTTTTGAAGAAGTTCGGGTCTTGGGGAGGTACGTGGGGCGCGTAAACCATGCCAATAAAACCGTGATGGCTGCTGCCGCATAA
- the recO gene encoding DNA repair protein RecO, with amino-acid sequence MIQKSEAIVLRRMNYGETSQIITLFTRKKGKVAVLAKGSRMIKSRFGANLEPLSYIQAVYYHKPTRDLQTLSETTRLLPLPCLLRHPEKIGLAFQMVELVDAISEVEAVNIPVFNLLLEALATLNDATQHLQNILFYFELKIAILFGFSPHIKKQEVEAIANDGGWFLLESGAILPAVAPIQGTAKRAGRAALRALATLTLSPLETLLHFSLEPSTQNEVRQLIDAYLAHHFEELRRSRTRHVLAQMNP; translated from the coding sequence ATGATCCAAAAATCAGAGGCCATTGTCCTACGCCGTATGAATTATGGCGAAACCAGCCAAATCATTACCCTTTTTACACGAAAGAAGGGCAAGGTTGCGGTTTTGGCCAAAGGTTCAAGGATGATTAAAAGCCGCTTCGGTGCAAATTTAGAGCCATTGTCCTATATACAGGCCGTTTATTATCACAAACCCACCCGGGACTTACAAACCCTGAGCGAGACCACCCGACTTTTGCCACTGCCATGCCTACTCCGCCACCCCGAAAAGATAGGGCTTGCCTTCCAGATGGTAGAACTCGTAGATGCCATCTCTGAGGTAGAAGCGGTAAATATACCAGTTTTTAACCTTTTATTGGAGGCACTTGCTACCCTCAACGACGCCACACAACATCTCCAGAACATCTTGTTTTATTTTGAGTTAAAGATTGCCATTCTCTTTGGATTTTCCCCACACATCAAAAAACAAGAAGTTGAAGCCATTGCAAACGATGGCGGATGGTTTTTATTGGAAAGCGGCGCTATTCTCCCCGCAGTCGCGCCCATACAAGGAACGGCCAAGCGTGCCGGAAGAGCGGCATTGCGTGCCCTCGCCACCCTGACCTTGTCCCCTTTAGAAACCCTCTTGCACTTCTCGCTGGAGCCAAGCACACAGAACGAGGTACGCCAACTCATAGATGCCTACCTTGCACACCACTTCGAAGAACTTCGACGATCCAGAACCCGCCATGTCTTGGCGCAGATGAACCCATAG
- a CDS encoding GyrI-like domain-containing protein, translated as MIDPKIVQREAFLLAGNFRQMSFIEDQTATLWHSFMPKRNQIPHRTDALLYSLQQYAPNWSYAELNPKAIFTKWAAVEVSTKGTLPPDMSFLHLSGGLYAVFRHIGPAHTFPKTAHQIFVEWMPQSGYTTDDRPHFEVLQEGYNPQDPLAEEDLWIPIRSLV; from the coding sequence ATGATAGACCCGAAAATTGTTCAACGAGAAGCCTTTCTTCTGGCTGGTAATTTCCGGCAGATGAGTTTTATTGAAGACCAAACCGCAACACTTTGGCATAGTTTTATGCCGAAACGTAACCAGATTCCACATCGTACCGATGCACTCTTGTATTCCCTTCAGCAATATGCACCAAACTGGTCTTATGCCGAGCTAAACCCCAAGGCTATCTTTACAAAATGGGCTGCTGTCGAGGTCTCTACCAAAGGCACTCTACCGCCTGATATGTCGTTTTTACACCTCTCCGGTGGACTTTATGCCGTTTTCCGACATATAGGTCCGGCACATACTTTTCCCAAAACCGCACATCAAATTTTTGTGGAATGGATGCCCCAATCGGGCTATACCACCGACGACCGTCCCCACTTCGAAGTGCTCCAAGAGGGCTACAATCCCCAAGACCCTTTGGCGGAAGAGGACCTCTGGATTCCGATTCGTTCCCTTGTTTAG
- a CDS encoding DUF1801 domain-containing protein: MIHKPNSIDDYIRQFPESTQVLLQELRAFIQNIVPEATEAISYGIPTFVLNGNLVHFAGYAHHIGFYPAPSGLKAFEADLASYKRGKGSVQFTLDHPLPWDLIERMVRWRLAEQLTKKTKKRR, from the coding sequence ATGATACACAAACCCAATTCTATTGACGACTATATCCGTCAATTCCCCGAAAGTACCCAAGTTCTTTTGCAGGAATTACGTGCGTTTATCCAGAATATTGTGCCAGAAGCCACAGAAGCCATTTCTTACGGCATCCCAACCTTTGTATTGAATGGGAATCTGGTACATTTTGCTGGATATGCCCACCATATTGGGTTTTACCCTGCACCCTCCGGCCTAAAAGCATTTGAGGCAGACTTGGCCTCGTATAAAAGAGGCAAAGGTTCTGTACAATTTACCTTAGACCATCCATTGCCTTGGGATTTAATTGAACGGATGGTGAGGTGGCGATTGGCCGAGCAATTGACTAAAAAGACCAAAAAAAGACGCTAA
- the pyrR gene encoding bifunctional pyr operon transcriptional regulator/uracil phosphoribosyltransferase PyrR, producing the protein MSRNLLIPASIVQRMIARMAHEVVERNRGTENLLLVGIVPRGLVVAHRFATAIHEITGVRPEVRALEVNPYRYQPLSARIEPLPFLPPTEGKDILLVDDVLFSGLTIRAALEAIKPNGRPSSVQLAILIDRGHRKWPLQPDYCGRYIPTKHQEQILVDEAEDLAVFLQE; encoded by the coding sequence GTGTCTAGAAACCTACTTATCCCTGCCTCCATTGTTCAACGCATGATTGCCCGCATGGCGCATGAAGTTGTAGAGCGCAATCGCGGAACCGAAAATTTGCTCCTTGTAGGTATTGTGCCTCGTGGTTTGGTGGTAGCACATCGTTTTGCAACAGCCATCCATGAAATTACTGGCGTCCGACCCGAAGTTCGCGCCTTGGAAGTTAACCCTTACCGCTACCAACCTTTATCTGCACGGATAGAACCACTCCCTTTTCTTCCCCCAACCGAGGGGAAAGACATTTTATTGGTAGATGATGTGTTGTTCTCCGGCCTCACTATTCGGGCAGCCCTCGAAGCCATTAAGCCAAACGGCAGACCAAGTTCCGTGCAATTGGCCATCCTGATAGACCGAGGACACCGAAAATGGCCCCTCCAACCGGATTATTGTGGGCGATATATCCCGACAAAACACCAAGAACAAATTTTGGTGGATGAAGCAGAAGACCTTGCGGTTTTTCTGCAAGAATAA
- a CDS encoding transcriptional repressor, with protein sequence MTLPENPPQNPQEARMVNIREHFRAFLKERNQRQTPERFAILEEIYKLNDHFDADELYVHLKGRGVNISRATVYNTLELLVASNLVVKHQFGQNQAKYEGAYRYRQHDHLICLDCNHVLEYCDPRIQAIQEMVAQILNFEITHHALHMYGHCKRENCEFRSRKGLVSN encoded by the coding sequence ATGACATTGCCGGAAAATCCTCCCCAAAATCCACAAGAAGCACGAATGGTGAACATTCGCGAGCACTTCCGAGCATTTTTGAAAGAGCGAAACCAACGACAAACGCCGGAACGCTTCGCAATTCTGGAAGAAATTTACAAACTGAATGATCATTTCGATGCCGATGAACTGTATGTACACCTAAAGGGGAGAGGGGTCAACATCAGCAGGGCAACGGTTTATAATACGCTCGAACTTTTAGTGGCCTCTAATCTGGTGGTTAAACACCAATTTGGCCAAAATCAAGCCAAATATGAAGGTGCATACCGTTATCGCCAACACGACCATTTGATTTGTTTAGACTGCAACCATGTTTTGGAGTACTGCGATCCACGCATTCAGGCCATTCAAGAAATGGTGGCTCAAATTCTTAACTTCGAGATCACACACCATGCCCTGCACATGTACGGACATTGCAAACGCGAAAACTGCGAGTTCCGCTCTCGGAAAGGCTTGGTTTCAAATTGA
- the tmk gene encoding dTMP kinase, whose protein sequence is MQFPTTMFISFEGIDGSGKTTLAHALSERLRAEGTEVLMLREPGGTEVSEKIRSILLESTSQIVPFAEMLLFSAARRQLCEMVISPALQSGQVVICDRFFDSTIAYQGFGRRLADPKWVQEFQLAVTNGLIPTRTYWVDVPLELAASRRGTRDEDRIEQAGNDFFDRVRHAYATLAAQEPKRFFKIDGRAPLAELNETIWQDVQVIFGT, encoded by the coding sequence ATGCAATTTCCAACAACTATGTTTATCAGTTTTGAAGGAATAGACGGCTCTGGTAAAACCACCTTGGCTCATGCCCTATCGGAAAGACTACGGGCGGAAGGTACAGAAGTGTTGATGCTCCGTGAGCCGGGCGGAACTGAGGTCTCCGAAAAGATCCGGTCTATCTTATTGGAATCCACTTCGCAAATTGTACCCTTTGCAGAGATGCTCCTTTTTTCTGCCGCTCGGCGACAATTGTGCGAAATGGTTATTTCGCCAGCATTACAATCCGGACAAGTGGTCATTTGCGACCGCTTTTTTGACTCTACCATTGCTTATCAGGGCTTTGGACGCCGCCTCGCCGATCCCAAATGGGTGCAAGAGTTCCAACTTGCCGTCACAAATGGCTTAATCCCGACACGCACATACTGGGTAGATGTACCGCTTGAGTTGGCCGCATCACGACGTGGAACCCGTGATGAAGACCGCATAGAGCAAGCCGGCAACGATTTTTTCGATAGGGTACGTCATGCCTACGCAACCCTGGCCGCTCAAGAACCAAAACGCTTCTTTAAAATTGATGGACGAGCACCTTTGGCGGAGTTGAACGAGACAATTTGGCAAGATGTTCAAGTTATCTTTGGAACGTAA
- the ftsZ gene encoding cell division protein FtsZ codes for MNTNNTRSTGEERPNNPISSMFSYVGDEMNKDAVIRVIGVGGGGGNALNNMAKQGIKGIEFVAINTDAQDLMANKSHVKIQAGRSLTKGLGAGARPDIGAQAVEEARQEVEQALKGCDMVFITAGMGGGTGTGGAPAVAQIARKMDILTVAIVTRPFAFEGRKRMQFAMQGIEALKQYVDALIVIPNDRVVDVIETNTPVEVALAKVDEVLYNSTRGISDLITTHGLINLDFADVKTIMKDGGMALIGSAVASGENRAEKAAVSAIRSPLLDGLSIRNAKSVLVNITAGRSLTIKEATLATEIIKKEVGDDIGEDEIIFGMVVSEEMGDDLRVTVVATRFEEVQAESAQPQVPMAEVAPPVVPTEQPTVQQQIQEPPTSGQHVPRTETLPRREFYHTVPAYKGEQALKDLDVPAYQRRLGTNPAEPKAETPPGTTSDERSPAMKILRLSAEDRPIKKAQPRRDDDNPSFLRNMMD; via the coding sequence ATGAATACCAATAACACACGCTCAACGGGGGAAGAGCGTCCGAACAACCCGATTAGTAGCATGTTCTCCTATGTGGGGGACGAAATGAACAAAGACGCCGTAATTCGAGTCATCGGCGTGGGCGGCGGCGGCGGCAATGCCCTGAACAACATGGCCAAGCAAGGGATCAAAGGGATCGAATTTGTGGCCATTAATACCGATGCCCAAGACCTGATGGCCAACAAGTCCCATGTTAAAATTCAGGCAGGTCGCTCATTGACCAAAGGTCTCGGTGCTGGGGCTCGCCCAGACATTGGGGCACAAGCCGTCGAGGAGGCCCGTCAGGAGGTCGAACAGGCCCTTAAAGGGTGCGACATGGTTTTTATCACGGCAGGAATGGGTGGCGGAACCGGAACTGGAGGTGCTCCGGCTGTAGCCCAAATTGCCCGCAAAATGGACATCCTAACGGTTGCCATCGTAACCCGCCCCTTCGCTTTTGAAGGACGTAAACGTATGCAATTTGCCATGCAAGGCATCGAAGCCTTAAAGCAATACGTAGATGCACTGATCGTCATTCCGAACGATCGTGTTGTGGATGTTATTGAAACCAATACACCAGTCGAGGTTGCCTTGGCCAAAGTGGACGAAGTCCTCTATAATTCTACGCGCGGCATTAGCGACCTCATCACCACACACGGCCTCATCAACCTAGATTTTGCCGACGTTAAGACGATTATGAAAGACGGAGGCATGGCTCTGATTGGTTCCGCCGTCGCATCTGGTGAAAACCGCGCCGAAAAAGCGGCTGTATCGGCCATCAGAAGCCCATTGCTTGATGGACTTTCGATCCGAAATGCAAAAAGCGTGCTTGTCAACATCACCGCAGGTCGGTCGCTTACGATCAAAGAAGCAACCCTCGCCACCGAAATCATCAAAAAAGAAGTGGGAGACGATATCGGAGAAGACGAAATCATCTTTGGTATGGTGGTCTCCGAAGAAATGGGGGATGATTTGCGCGTAACGGTGGTGGCAACCCGCTTCGAGGAAGTGCAGGCAGAATCCGCTCAGCCACAAGTGCCCATGGCAGAAGTTGCTCCGCCCGTTGTACCAACCGAACAGCCAACCGTACAACAACAAATACAGGAGCCTCCCACCTCTGGACAACATGTGCCACGAACTGAAACCTTGCCTCGCAGGGAGTTCTACCATACCGTTCCAGCATATAAAGGTGAACAGGCCCTCAAAGATTTGGATGTTCCAGCTTATCAACGCAGACTCGGAACCAATCCGGCGGAACCAAAGGCAGAGACTCCTCCTGGTACAACATCCGATGAACGTAGTCCGGCAATGAAAATCCTGCGCCTAAGTGCCGAAGATCGCCCTATTAAAAAAGCACAACCAAGACGCGATGACGACAATCCGTCGTTTCTTCGGAATATGATGGATTAA
- the ftsA gene encoding cell division protein FtsA: MQERIVVGLDIGTTKVCAVVAAPDEMGRVNILGLGEAPSEGLNRGVVVNIDKTVQAIRKAVNDAAHAAGVQVESVVVGIAGDHIQSFQSRGVVTISNKNGIISPKDVARLLEDTTHVALPADRRILHVVPQEFIVDGQDGVLDPVGMSGVRLEANVHIISGLVTAARNIFTCVERAGYQVADIVLEPLASAHAVLYPEEKEIGVVLVDIGGGTTDVAIFEDNTIRHTAVIGVAGNKVTDDVRKGLGVMREHAEQLKRQFGQAIAEFIDEEVEIVIPGIGEYTEKRIRQSTLAQIIQPRLEEILEFVQIEIKRSGHGRHMAGIVLTGGGSQIPGTAELAMEVLSMNTARIGRPVGLGGGLVDEVQNPKYATAVGLTLYGLKPETIGGVAFSSRGLEATEENDGQEESQTQKIWDRMKLWFREF, from the coding sequence ATGCAAGAGCGAATTGTAGTTGGCTTAGACATCGGAACCACCAAAGTTTGCGCTGTGGTGGCGGCTCCCGATGAAATGGGTCGTGTAAATATTTTAGGCTTAGGCGAGGCCCCTTCCGAAGGGCTAAATCGCGGGGTTGTGGTTAATATTGATAAAACCGTCCAAGCCATACGGAAAGCCGTAAATGATGCAGCCCATGCTGCTGGTGTACAAGTAGAAAGCGTGGTTGTGGGCATTGCAGGAGACCATATCCAAAGCTTCCAAAGCCGAGGCGTGGTGACGATCTCCAACAAAAATGGCATCATTAGCCCCAAAGATGTCGCCCGATTATTGGAAGACACCACACATGTGGCTCTTCCCGCAGATCGCCGTATCTTGCATGTGGTTCCACAAGAATTTATTGTGGATGGCCAAGACGGCGTGTTAGACCCTGTGGGCATGAGTGGTGTACGTCTGGAAGCCAATGTCCATATCATTTCTGGATTGGTAACGGCTGCACGAAACATCTTTACCTGTGTAGAACGTGCTGGTTATCAAGTCGCAGACATTGTACTCGAACCTCTGGCATCGGCACATGCCGTACTCTACCCAGAGGAAAAAGAAATCGGTGTTGTCTTGGTGGATATTGGTGGCGGGACGACGGATGTGGCCATCTTCGAGGACAATACCATACGCCATACCGCCGTCATTGGGGTAGCGGGCAATAAAGTGACCGATGACGTCCGGAAAGGGCTTGGCGTTATGCGGGAACATGCTGAGCAACTTAAACGGCAATTTGGCCAAGCGATTGCAGAATTTATAGACGAAGAGGTGGAAATCGTTATCCCCGGCATAGGGGAGTACACCGAAAAACGTATCCGCCAAAGCACGCTTGCCCAAATTATCCAACCTCGACTTGAAGAAATCCTTGAGTTTGTTCAAATCGAAATAAAACGAAGTGGTCATGGAAGACACATGGCAGGCATTGTACTCACCGGAGGTGGATCTCAAATTCCGGGAACGGCAGAACTTGCTATGGAAGTACTGAGCATGAATACGGCGCGTATTGGCCGACCTGTTGGGCTGGGTGGAGGATTGGTGGATGAGGTCCAAAATCCAAAATATGCAACAGCCGTTGGCCTTACATTGTATGGCCTAAAACCAGAAACCATCGGCGGCGTCGCGTTCTCTTCGCGTGGGTTGGAGGCCACCGAGGAAAACGATGGACAAGAAGAAAGCCAAACACAAAAAATCTGGGATCGCATGAAGCTTTGGTTTCGCGAGTTCTAA
- a CDS encoding UDP-N-acetylmuramate--L-alanine ligase: MPRPRRKQKPLGRIKRIHMIGIGGIGMSSIAEVLISRGFEVSGSDLSSSETTKRLEKRGAKIFEGHFAENVVGADVVVFSSAVKVKENPETQEAIRLRIPLIGRPEMLGELMRMKYGIGIAGTHGKTTTTSLTGLVISEGDFDPTIIVGGKVSVFGSNAVSGEGDIIIIEADEYDRTFLRLTPIIAVITNIEAEHLDIYADLDDIKDAFTQYANKVPFFGRVIACLDDANVQDILGNLDRPVVTYGTARQANIRADEIRKEGMEQHFGVWHNDNFLGEINLHVPGIHNVRNALAAIAVGLEMEMPFETIAAGLDKFTGVQRRFQLKGIANGIHVIDDYAHHPTEVKATLKAANEGWRTKRIVAVFQPHLYSRTEDFKEEFARAFFNADLLVVTDVFPSREAPRPGITGELIADLAKHYGHRHVHYVEDKKELPQYLKTLTQPDDVVITMGAGDIWRYGEAFLQLISNGEPDGTGSV; the protein is encoded by the coding sequence ATGCCACGACCCAGACGCAAACAAAAACCATTAGGCCGTATCAAACGAATCCACATGATTGGAATTGGTGGGATCGGAATGAGTTCCATTGCCGAAGTTTTGATTTCGCGCGGGTTTGAGGTATCAGGCTCCGACCTCTCTTCTTCGGAAACCACAAAACGGTTAGAAAAACGTGGGGCAAAGATTTTTGAAGGCCATTTTGCCGAAAATGTGGTAGGGGCGGATGTCGTGGTCTTTTCTTCTGCCGTAAAAGTAAAAGAAAATCCTGAAACCCAAGAAGCCATTCGTCTAAGAATCCCCTTGATTGGTCGTCCAGAGATGTTGGGGGAACTTATGCGGATGAAATATGGCATTGGTATTGCCGGAACGCATGGAAAAACCACAACGACTTCTCTAACAGGCTTGGTCATCTCGGAAGGCGACTTTGACCCGACCATTATTGTAGGTGGAAAAGTCTCGGTTTTTGGGTCTAACGCTGTCTCTGGCGAGGGCGACATTATTATCATTGAAGCGGACGAATACGACCGGACGTTTTTGCGCCTTACACCCATTATTGCCGTGATTACCAATATTGAGGCGGAACACTTGGATATTTATGCCGATCTGGACGACATCAAAGATGCCTTTACGCAATATGCCAATAAAGTACCTTTCTTTGGACGGGTAATTGCGTGTTTGGATGATGCAAATGTTCAGGATATTTTGGGTAATTTAGACCGCCCCGTTGTAACCTATGGAACAGCACGCCAAGCCAATATCCGTGCAGACGAAATCCGTAAAGAAGGCATGGAGCAGCATTTTGGCGTTTGGCATAATGACAACTTTTTGGGCGAAATCAACCTACACGTTCCCGGCATACACAACGTCCGAAATGCCCTTGCTGCGATTGCCGTCGGTCTCGAAATGGAAATGCCGTTCGAGACCATTGCAGCCGGCTTAGACAAGTTCACCGGTGTACAACGCAGATTCCAGTTAAAAGGAATTGCAAACGGTATCCACGTTATTGATGACTATGCACACCACCCCACCGAGGTAAAAGCGACATTGAAAGCTGCAAACGAGGGATGGCGTACCAAGCGGATTGTTGCCGTTTTTCAACCCCATTTGTATTCCAGAACCGAGGACTTTAAAGAAGAATTTGCACGCGCTTTCTTCAATGCAGACCTCTTGGTGGTCACCGATGTTTTCCCCTCGCGCGAAGCACCGAGACCCGGTATAACAGGCGAGCTTATTGCAGACTTGGCGAAGCATTATGGCCATCGTCATGTACATTATGTAGAAGACAAAAAAGAACTGCCGCAATACCTGAAAACACTAACACAGCCCGATGACGTGGTCATCACAATGGGCGCTGGCGATATTTGGCGATATGGCGAAGCCTTCTTGCAACTGATTTCAAACGGAGAACCCGATGGCACAGGATCCGTTTGA